In Pseudoalteromonas nigrifaciens, the sequence TGCTGAAACTGGTATAGGGCCGCGTGAATTTTGCGAAAGTAATAGTATCAACTACGCGACAGCCAGAAGATATATAAAACTCCCTCAAGCTAACTTAAAGAAACCACCAAAAGCGAAAGAACGTAAAACCAAGGAAGGAAAGCAAAAGCCCGGTGTAAAGCCTGGTAGTAGAAACCTGCATTTAGTTAAGCATGGCGGTTACACAAAATATTTTAATAATGATGTGAATGAGCTTGTTGAAGCAACAACACTGGAAGATGAATTAGATCTTTGCAGAGCGCGTATTCATATGGTTATGGATGCTATTCATGGCATTCAAAAGCTATTAGATGATCCCGACACTGACAATGAGGCAAGAACACGACTTTATGAGTCAATGTTTAAAGCCGAGAATGCGCTTGATAGAAACGTCCAGCGTGTTGAGTCAATAATTAAAACATTATCAAATCTTGAAACAGATACGCTGGCTCGCGGCAAGCTGATTGTAGAAACTGCTCGCATATCACAGCAAACCAAAGCGCTTGTTCATTCTACTAAGCGTGGCAAACACCAGGCAGATATTGCAGAACATGAAGCAGTTAAAGCGCGCAAAGAAGCGGGCGGCACTAGCAAGCTCGATGATTTCATTGATAAGCGCACAGGCGGTTTAGATACCGTGGTTAGTCAGTAATGCAGCCCAAACTAGCTAAATACCCTAAAAGCACTTGGTTAACACCAGAAGAACGCTTTGAATTAGACGAAGTTGAGTTATTAGAGCGTTGCGAGCCATACCTTGATTGTTGGTGGTGGCGAATAAACAACTTATACATAATTGCTAACGAAAAGGGCCAAGAGGTTTTATTTCGTTGTCGTATAGCGCAAACAGTGCTGTTTATGACGATGTGGTTTTTAAACATCATATTAAAAGCGCGTCAATTGGGGTTTAGTACAGCAATACAGGTTTTTATCCTGGACCATGCAATGTTTAACGACAATAGGCAGTGCGGGGTAATCGCCCAGGGCAAAGACGAAGCCGGTGCAATATTTTCATCAAAGATATTATACCCCTATGAGCGGTTACCAAGTTGGTTAAAAACAGGTAAGCGCTCAGTAAAGAGTAAAACCGGCACTGGCATTAAGTTTAACAATGACTCATGGATAAGGGTTGCAGTATCGTTTCGTTCGGGAACGCTGCAGGTTTTGCACGTATCAGAATACGGCAAGATATGCGCTAACTACCCATTGCGAGCAGACGAGGTTCAATCGGGCTCACTAAACGCGGTACATGAAGGCTCTTATATTTTTATAGAGTCAACAGCCGAAGGCGCAAGCGGTAATTTCTTTGATATGTCAGTCGATGCCATGGAGCTGTTAGCGTCAGGATTAATGCTTGGCCCGCAAGACTTTAAATTTCATTTTTATCCTTGGTTTGATGATCCTAAGTATGTGGCCCCAGTACCGCCAGGCGGCCTAAAACTTTCAAAGGAAAAGGCTAAATACTTTAAAGCGGTTGACAAAGCTAATGGCGTAACGCTAACAGACGAGCAAATTAGCTGGTACATAGGCAAAGAGCGTAACCAAAAAGGCAAGATGAAGCAGGAATATCCATCTACACCGATGGAGGCTTTCTTAACGTCGGGCCGCAAAGTATTTGATAGCGATGATTTAATGCGTGCCGAAGGTCGATGCGTTAAGCCATTAATTGTTTATGACATTGAACCATACACCGGCAAGCTTAAAAAAATGAACGGTAAAGTTGATTTAAGCGCAAAAGGCGGCGATAAGTTGGCTCAGTCAACGCTTGGGTACCTGCTTATTTGGGAGCTACCCGACGATAACGAAGATTATGCGATCGGTGCCGATGTTGCCGAAGGATTGGAACACGGCGATCGCAGCTCATTAGACGTTGTTGCCAGTTCGGATGGGCGACAGGTAGCACATTGGTTCGGTCTTATAGACCCTAAGCGGTTTGCACACATAAACAAGCATATCGGACTTATGTATAACAAGGCCTACATTGGCGTTGAGCGAAACAATCACGGTCATGCAACACTTCAAGAGCTTGTTGATATTTACCCAACTAGCCGGATTTACACGGAAGAACATATTGATCGTGAAGATACGGACGAAGAAACACGCAAGGTAGGCTGGCATACAAGCGCACAATCAAAGCCAATTCTAACCAGCGGGCTAGACGAGCTACTTACTCACGATAAGGACGGCATTGTATGGCGCGGCACAGTTAATGAGCTTAATACATTTGTTTACGACAAAAAAGGTCGGATGGGCGCGCAACCAGGCGGCTTTGATGACCAGGTAATGAGCTATGCAATTGCGCAAGAAATGCGAGTAAGAATGCCTAAGCGATTAATTAAAGACAATACACCAGCACCCCATAACCCTAACTCTTGGATGGCACGATAACAGATGGCTGATCACGTAAAATCAAATAAAGACGGCTTTACGCTAGATAAGCTGTTAACCCTGCTTGGCGATATTGACAGCCAACCTGATTGGCGCACGCCAGCAACTAAAGCATGCGCGTACTATGACGGCGATCAATTAAGCGAGGCGGTAAGAAAAGTATTACGCGATCGCGGACAGCCCGAAATAGTGCATAACATGATCGGGCCTACGATTGATGGTGTGCTAGGACTTGAAGCTCGATCGCGTTCAGACCTAATGATTGTTGCCGATGATGAAAACGGTGATGATTTGGCTAAAGCATTAAATGAAAAGTTTAAAGATTCCTGGCGCTTGTCTCATGCTGATCGTGCTTGTTCAGATGCGTATGCTAGTCAATTAAAAGCTGGCATTGGCTGGGTAGAAGTTACGAAAAACCCTATTCCCTTTGCTGCGCCTTATCGTGTTAAGTTTATTCACCGCCGCGAAGTATGGTGGGATTGGAACGCACAAGAAGCTGATCGTAGTGATGCACGTTGGATGCTGCGTAAAAAATGGCTAGACCTGGACGAAGCCCTTGCAACTTTCCCTGAACACAAAGAAATTTTAAAGAACTCAGTTAATTTGTGGGAAGATTTTTACAACACGGTAGATAAAGAGCATGTAGATGATCATGCTCTTCACTCGGCATGGCACGATAGCCAAAGTTGGACACGCGGGCAAAGCGAATGGCTAGACCAAACTCGCAACCGCGTATTACTGCAAGTTATTTACTACAAAGTATGGAAACGCGCGCATGTTATTAAAATGAGCGATGGCCGCGTAATTGAATACGATAAAAACAATCAAATTCATCAAGCGGCAGTACAAAGCGGAAAGGTTACTCTTGAATACGCTGCGTTTCCTAATGTTCGTGAGGCTTGGTTTGTTGGTCCACACCGCATTATCGACAGGCCTAGTGAAGCGCCGGGCGGCATGTATAACTTAGTGCCTTTCATTGGCTACCAAAAAGATGCAAGCGGTGAACCTTATGGTTTAATCAGTCGCATGGTGCCAGCACAAGATGGTATTAACGCCCGCGTTATACGTCTTAACTACTTGCTGCAAGCACGAAGAGTAATAGCCGATGAAGATGCAACGCAGTTAAGTGATAAAAGACTAAAAGAAGAAATTGAAAAGCCGGACGGTTATATACCGTTAAATCCGGAGCGTAAAAACAAGCTAAAAGCCTCTGATGCGTTAAGCATTCAAAATGATGTAGGTATAGCAGCGCAGCAATTTAACCTCATGCAAAACGATATGAAGTTAATCCAGGACACAGCCGGCGTTTACAACTCAATGCTTGGGCAGGACAGTAACGCAACAAGTGGTATCGCTATATCTAACTTGGTTGAGCAAGGTACAACAACACTTGCCGAATTAAACGATAACTTTCATTTCTCACGTAACCGCGTAGGCGACCTGTTACTTGCTTACATCATTGAAGAGTTAAAGCCGCAAAACAACGTACAAGTAACCGCTAATCGCGACGACAAAGCTAAGCGTAAGCAGATTGTACTTAATCAACCGAATGAAAGCGGCAAGCGCGATAACGATGTAGCACGCTGGAAAGGTCACTTAGCATTAGCGCCAGTTAAAGCAACGCCAACATATCGACAGCAGCAAGCAACACTCCTAAGTAATGTAATGGCACAGATACCGCCAGAAGCACAAGCAGCAACTATGCCTATGTTCGTTGAATTGATGGACCTGCCGAATAAAGAGGAGTTTTTGGCAACGTTACGCCAGGCGTTAAACATTCCTAAGTCTCAAGAAGATATGAGCGAAGAAGAACTTGCACAAGCACAAGCACAAGCTGAAAAAGCGCAGGCTATGGAGCAACTACAAATGCAAGAAATCCAAGGCAATATGGAAAAGCTTGCACTTGAGCGCGAACAGCTAAAAGTAAAAATACTTGAATTACAGAAGAAAACTGAAACAGAAGAAGTTAAAGACGACAAGTTGATAGCTGAAACTGAAAAGATTTTAAGCGAAGTGCGACGTAGCAATGCTGAGATAGCAGCGATGAAATCAAACGTGCAAGCAAACATTCAACAGCAACTAGACGCAATACAGGTGTAGCGATGAAACAACTAGAAAGCCTTGACCACATACCGGAAGAACATATGGAGCAGATCAAGGCCATTGCCAAAATGTGCCACGAAGTCCACCGCGCTTACACTGCGGTAATGCGTGATCCGTTAAAGCACTGGCATGAACTTGAGCAGCAAGATAAAGACGCTGTTATTGAACATGTAGCGTTTTTAATTTTGAACGTCGAGGCCGAAGCGAAGGCATGGCATGACGCATGGGTGGCAAAAATGATTGTTGCCGGCTGGAAGTATGGACCTAAACGCTCAATCAAAAGCAAAACGCATGAGCACCTAAAGCCATTTCATCACTTGCCAGAAAAACAGCAAGTCAAAGATGCGCTATTTCATAGCGTAGTCAAGCAAGCCATTCACGCGGGGTAAGATAAATGAGCAATAACCACGTAGAAAGAATGAAAGACGAACACAAAGAGCTAACCGTTAAGATAAAAGCACTTAACACTTTCATTCATAGCAATGAGATATTTAAAACGCTTGATGATTTGGAGCAGGCGAGAATGATTAAACAGGCTGGATTTATGGAGGCTTACGCCGAAACGCTAGCGAGCAGAATATGGGTCAATCAATAGGCCGCATAAAACACGTACTACGCAGAAATGAAGCCGCTTTGTTAACTCAAGGCGGCTTTTTTGTGCGATGCACAAACTCGCAGGGGCAGCGATACGCCTGAATTTTAATTTTCGTAACCATACGTTAAATGGTCGATGGGGCAATAAAGTGGACGAACTAGACGAGATATTAGCAAATGGCACTGATGAAGAAATCGAGGCGGCACTAGCTGGTCTTGATATTGAGGGCGGTACTTTATTTGGTGACGAAGATGGCGAAGAAGCGCCTGTAGTAGACACCAAAGCAGACGCGCCAGCGCCAGAGTCAAAGCAGGAAGTAAGCGAAACACCAGCTAAAACAGACGTAGAAGGGGAGTCGTCAACCAAAGAGGGTGAAGCACCAGAAGG encodes:
- a CDS encoding terminase, with the translated sequence MQPKLAKYPKSTWLTPEERFELDEVELLERCEPYLDCWWWRINNLYIIANEKGQEVLFRCRIAQTVLFMTMWFLNIILKARQLGFSTAIQVFILDHAMFNDNRQCGVIAQGKDEAGAIFSSKILYPYERLPSWLKTGKRSVKSKTGTGIKFNNDSWIRVAVSFRSGTLQVLHVSEYGKICANYPLRADEVQSGSLNAVHEGSYIFIESTAEGASGNFFDMSVDAMELLASGLMLGPQDFKFHFYPWFDDPKYVAPVPPGGLKLSKEKAKYFKAVDKANGVTLTDEQISWYIGKERNQKGKMKQEYPSTPMEAFLTSGRKVFDSDDLMRAEGRCVKPLIVYDIEPYTGKLKKMNGKVDLSAKGGDKLAQSTLGYLLIWELPDDNEDYAIGADVAEGLEHGDRSSLDVVASSDGRQVAHWFGLIDPKRFAHINKHIGLMYNKAYIGVERNNHGHATLQELVDIYPTSRIYTEEHIDREDTDEETRKVGWHTSAQSKPILTSGLDELLTHDKDGIVWRGTVNELNTFVYDKKGRMGAQPGGFDDQVMSYAIAQEMRVRMPKRLIKDNTPAPHNPNSWMAR
- a CDS encoding portal protein; the protein is MADHVKSNKDGFTLDKLLTLLGDIDSQPDWRTPATKACAYYDGDQLSEAVRKVLRDRGQPEIVHNMIGPTIDGVLGLEARSRSDLMIVADDENGDDLAKALNEKFKDSWRLSHADRACSDAYASQLKAGIGWVEVTKNPIPFAAPYRVKFIHRREVWWDWNAQEADRSDARWMLRKKWLDLDEALATFPEHKEILKNSVNLWEDFYNTVDKEHVDDHALHSAWHDSQSWTRGQSEWLDQTRNRVLLQVIYYKVWKRAHVIKMSDGRVIEYDKNNQIHQAAVQSGKVTLEYAAFPNVREAWFVGPHRIIDRPSEAPGGMYNLVPFIGYQKDASGEPYGLISRMVPAQDGINARVIRLNYLLQARRVIADEDATQLSDKRLKEEIEKPDGYIPLNPERKNKLKASDALSIQNDVGIAAQQFNLMQNDMKLIQDTAGVYNSMLGQDSNATSGIAISNLVEQGTTTLAELNDNFHFSRNRVGDLLLAYIIEELKPQNNVQVTANRDDKAKRKQIVLNQPNESGKRDNDVARWKGHLALAPVKATPTYRQQQATLLSNVMAQIPPEAQAATMPMFVELMDLPNKEEFLATLRQALNIPKSQEDMSEEELAQAQAQAEKAQAMEQLQMQEIQGNMEKLALEREQLKVKILELQKKTETEEVKDDKLIAETEKILSEVRRSNAEIAAMKSNVQANIQQQLDAIQV
- a CDS encoding RyR domain-containing protein; the protein is MKQLESLDHIPEEHMEQIKAIAKMCHEVHRAYTAVMRDPLKHWHELEQQDKDAVIEHVAFLILNVEAEAKAWHDAWVAKMIVAGWKYGPKRSIKSKTHEHLKPFHHLPEKQQVKDALFHSVVKQAIHAG
- a CDS encoding crAss001_48 related protein, which translates into the protein MSNNHVERMKDEHKELTVKIKALNTFIHSNEIFKTLDDLEQARMIKQAGFMEAYAETLASRIWVNQ